Below is a genomic region from Tripterygium wilfordii isolate XIE 37 chromosome 12, ASM1340144v1, whole genome shotgun sequence.
ATTTCCAAagttttacctgaaatgttgaTGGAAACCTTCTTTTTGGTTGTAATTGAGTTAATTTCGTCTTGGATAAGCTTTTAGGGTTGTGTCTGGACGGCAACCTGTTATTTCATTTGCAATTGTTATAGTCCATTGGCCTcttaattttgttaaattaGTTAAATGAGTTCCTATTTCACCCCTCTCTTGTGTACGCTTAGGTCAACGTCAAAGACCGACACTGCTCAACCCATTATCACAGCAAATCAAAGATTGGATCTTCCACTTAAACGCATTTAAAGGAAACATAATTGTTTTTCATGCCAATCATTCATTCATAAACCTCATGTACCATTTTAAAGGAAatattgtgttttatttttcttataatcTTCAGAACAAAGCATATTTGTTGCTTAAGAAATCTCTTCAAGAAAAGTATCCCTAATTCCTTGTTAGGTCAACTTAGCTAAACCTTGCAAGAAAAGTATTCATGTCCTTACATTCATCATTCAATTCATGAAGAAAGAAACATTTTTACAGAAACAATGGATCAAAGAGAATGTAAGTTCCAATCTCTTGGTATTTGCAACAAAGTCTACATATTCCTCATGAGAATATTAACAAGACAAGCCCTCAAGACAGACACTTTGGGCAATGCTAACCCTAACTCCCATAATGATCCTGCTGGTTATGACCCAAGGGTGCACCCTGTGGTTCAAGAAACACCATGTGAAGGTCCGGTGTCAGAGGCCGAGGTGGAGCCAGAGCAGCAGAAGAACAATGTGAAGGATTTAGAGTCTGTTGGTAATGGAAAGGGAGCAGAAGAGGAGAGTGCACAAACAAAGGCTCCAAAGAAAACTGTTAGCATAAATGAGAGGGTGGAGGAGATTGACACAAAGAGGAAGATGATCAAAAGGAAGAAATCTAAATCTGCTGATCTGAATTTGGGTTCAAGTGATGATG
It encodes:
- the LOC120010045 gene encoding uncharacterized protein LOC120010045 → MDQRECKFQSLGICNKVYIFLMRILTRQALKTDTLGNANPNSHNDPAGYDPRVHPVVQETPCEGPVSEAEVEPEQQKNNVKDLESVGNGKGAEEESAQTKAPKKTVSINERVEEIDTKRKMIKRKKSKSADLNLGSSDDEPKHLKSILKVGSNLDDNLISY